Proteins from a single region of Desulfolutivibrio sulfoxidireducens:
- a CDS encoding HD domain-containing protein, whose product MLERFMGMFSSYVDGYLTGDPLDVERLALKRDHSLRVLDEARMITQAVGITGELAESIHVAALLHDVGRFPQYAAHRTFRDAVSVNHARLGTRVLRRMGMLAHLPPRTRSLILGAIIMHNRLALPRAVAAAAPDDPLSLAARVVRDADKLDILRVMVEHFDQAGGLDEVVTMGLPERPGDFSPELVEPIMRGRVGYYQDMRCINDLRLLLISWVHDFNFPASVRAVFHRGLLVRLFAGLPSAKEITSARERVFRLAPCGENCA is encoded by the coding sequence ATGCTTGAGCGGTTCATGGGGATGTTTTCGTCCTATGTGGACGGATATCTCACGGGCGATCCCCTGGACGTCGAGCGCCTGGCGCTCAAGCGCGACCATAGCCTGCGGGTGCTCGACGAGGCCCGGATGATCACCCAGGCCGTGGGGATCACCGGGGAATTGGCCGAGAGCATCCATGTCGCCGCCCTGTTGCACGACGTGGGACGGTTCCCCCAATACGCCGCCCACCGGACCTTCCGGGACGCGGTCAGCGTCAACCATGCCCGGCTGGGAACCAGGGTGCTGCGCCGCATGGGGATGCTGGCCCATCTGCCGCCGCGAACACGCTCCTTGATTCTCGGCGCCATTATCATGCATAACCGATTGGCCCTGCCCCGCGCCGTGGCCGCGGCCGCCCCGGACGATCCCCTGTCCCTGGCCGCTCGGGTGGTGCGCGATGCGGACAAACTGGACATCCTGCGGGTCATGGTGGAGCATTTCGACCAGGCCGGGGGACTCGACGAGGTGGTGACCATGGGGCTGCCCGAGCGGCCCGGGGACTTTTCCCCGGAATTGGTGGAACCGATCATGCGTGGCCGGGTGGGATACTACCAGGATATGCGGTGCATCAACGACTTGCGGCTCCTTTTGATTTCCTGGGTGCATGATTTCAATTTTCCGGCCTCGGTCCGGGCCGTTTTCCACAGGGGCCTTCTTGTGCGCCTGTTTGCCGGGCTTCCTTCGGCCAAAGAGATCACGTCCGCCAGGGAGCGGGTCTTTCGGCTGGCCCCTTGCGGGGAAAATTGCGCCTGA